In Pseudoalteromonas sp. MM1, a single window of DNA contains:
- a CDS encoding CHASE domain-containing protein, which produces MKNFNSKYHSVIFYIIFSLAYFLIGISLTKLAFNTQIIPVWLPAGIALVGCYMWWWRFTPALFVAAFAFNFNIFDSTAHDMVLVGNTFSQAMCIAIGIVLQAMVGAALLKYWLGHPLYFKKRASIIYFIFIVGIAVSLISANFGVFALSQFNPAYDIKDHWQNVLFWWLGDSLGVIIATPLLLVLTQFKGQNRPVSPLPTLAVCSILFVSVAVTTQLYNQENRQNTIKVAEREIKVIENSLYRYINQSLIAVQSLASQVQSNPDLNQQDFYTYASELLAQHSFIKALSWNQKIAQSERASFTQEVADIYHLDFEIVGEPLEPDDPMVIVKYIAPFNGNQKAVGFNVYSNPDRKASLVNPAIRYQPVSTKIIQLVQTSEPEPAYLLFAPVYEQQQQKAIIKGYATGVFLVSNIIEQAINEQQSEMFSIALYEEVNKPAFYSNYGKNLNIAQGSRIMKLKLNFGGQTWNAHLALKEKYLAPHNNQLTLFLMALQLVVSALILIVLLLFNQQQIALTRKVAERTHSLAQAKKQSDLANQAKSRFLANMSHEIRTPLNAVIGFSSLARKEDNTQTLIGYLDKINSSSKSLLNLINDILDISKIESHKLKLESTAFDLGTIIKRINTMFEASAANKGIGWQVTSHLPVDTWYIGDPLRFEQIVLNLCSNAIKFTEQGKVDIDFAGEFISTDRVKITVTVTDTGIGIKPTQQSKLFSAFTQADDSTSRRYGGTGLGLTVVKELSKLMGGNVTLQSEPNVGSTFKFDVELRTSPVQEPAELVYSGIKLAALKVLVAEDNSVNQMVIKAMLGSLGIVAHMVENGEAAVDIVKEQHFDLILMDCQMPVMDGYRATALIRQFKSEQELPIIALTADVMPEDKAHALAVGFNQHLAKPLDLVRLTACLVQYAETEEH; this is translated from the coding sequence GTGAAAAATTTTAACTCAAAATATCATTCAGTTATCTTTTACATAATTTTTTCATTAGCGTACTTTTTAATTGGTATTTCACTCACTAAACTCGCCTTTAATACGCAAATTATCCCGGTATGGTTGCCCGCAGGCATTGCCTTAGTCGGATGCTATATGTGGTGGTGGCGCTTCACTCCAGCGCTCTTTGTAGCGGCCTTTGCTTTTAACTTTAATATTTTTGACAGTACAGCTCACGATATGGTGTTGGTGGGCAACACTTTTAGCCAAGCAATGTGTATTGCTATTGGCATTGTGTTGCAGGCAATGGTAGGCGCAGCCCTACTCAAGTATTGGTTAGGGCACCCGCTGTATTTTAAGAAACGTGCAAGTATCATTTATTTTATTTTTATTGTCGGCATTGCTGTTAGTTTAATTTCAGCAAATTTTGGGGTCTTCGCGCTGAGCCAATTTAACCCCGCGTACGATATTAAAGATCATTGGCAAAATGTTTTATTTTGGTGGTTAGGAGACTCATTAGGCGTTATTATTGCTACGCCTCTACTGTTGGTGCTTACTCAATTTAAAGGGCAAAATAGGCCTGTCTCGCCGCTGCCTACGTTAGCGGTGTGTAGTATTTTATTTGTATCTGTTGCTGTAACAACTCAGCTTTATAACCAAGAAAACAGACAAAATACCATTAAAGTAGCCGAACGAGAAATTAAGGTTATTGAAAACAGCTTATATCGCTATATCAACCAAAGTTTAATAGCGGTGCAAAGCTTAGCCAGCCAAGTGCAATCTAATCCAGATTTAAACCAACAAGATTTTTATACCTATGCCAGCGAGCTATTGGCACAGCATTCGTTTATTAAAGCGCTTTCGTGGAATCAAAAAATAGCCCAAAGTGAGCGAGCTTCGTTTACTCAAGAAGTTGCTGATATATATCACCTAGACTTTGAAATTGTAGGGGAGCCACTTGAACCTGACGATCCTATGGTTATCGTTAAATATATTGCCCCTTTTAATGGTAACCAAAAGGCGGTTGGTTTTAATGTGTATTCAAATCCAGATCGAAAAGCATCACTAGTTAACCCTGCAATTAGATATCAGCCAGTCAGTACTAAAATTATCCAGTTAGTGCAAACATCTGAGCCTGAGCCTGCCTACTTATTATTTGCACCTGTGTACGAACAACAACAGCAAAAAGCGATTATAAAGGGGTACGCAACAGGTGTGTTTTTAGTAAGTAATATTATTGAGCAAGCAATTAACGAGCAACAATCGGAAATGTTTTCTATTGCGCTCTATGAGGAGGTAAATAAACCTGCCTTTTATAGTAATTATGGTAAAAACTTAAATATTGCTCAGGGTAGCCGCATTATGAAACTAAAGCTTAACTTTGGAGGACAAACCTGGAATGCACATTTAGCCCTAAAAGAAAAATACCTTGCCCCACATAATAACCAATTGACACTGTTTTTAATGGCCTTGCAGTTAGTTGTTAGTGCGTTAATTTTAATTGTTTTACTGCTTTTTAATCAGCAGCAGATCGCCCTTACCCGCAAAGTCGCAGAGCGTACTCACTCCCTTGCGCAAGCAAAAAAGCAATCAGATTTAGCCAATCAAGCTAAAAGTCGATTTTTAGCTAATATGAGCCATGAAATACGTACGCCATTAAATGCAGTTATTGGCTTTTCATCACTAGCGCGTAAAGAAGATAACACGCAGACTCTTATTGGTTACTTAGACAAAATAAATTCTTCGTCTAAAAGCTTACTAAATCTGATTAACGATATACTCGATATTTCGAAAATTGAATCTCATAAGCTCAAACTCGAAAGCACAGCGTTCGACCTAGGCACAATTATAAAGCGCATTAACACAATGTTTGAGGCAAGTGCAGCCAACAAAGGCATTGGCTGGCAAGTTACAAGCCATCTTCCGGTAGATACTTGGTATATAGGCGACCCTTTACGCTTTGAACAAATTGTTCTAAACCTTTGCAGTAACGCTATAAAATTTACGGAGCAAGGGAAAGTTGATATAGACTTTGCCGGAGAGTTTATTAGTACAGACAGGGTAAAAATAACCGTAACCGTTACAGATACAGGTATCGGTATAAAACCTACTCAGCAGTCTAAGCTATTTAGCGCCTTTACCCAAGCCGACGACTCAACATCAAGGCGATATGGAGGGACAGGTCTGGGCCTTACTGTGGTCAAAGAGCTCAGTAAGTTAATGGGCGGTAACGTCACATTACAAAGTGAGCCAAACGTAGGTTCTACGTTTAAATTTGACGTTGAGCTTCGCACCAGCCCAGTACAAGAACCAGCCGAGCTCGTATACTCGGGCATTAAATTGGCAGCCTTAAAAGTGCTAGTAGCAGAAGACAACTCTGTAAATCAAATGGTTATTAAAGCCATGCTAGGCTCATTGGGTATTGTTGCGCATATGGTAGAAAATGGCGAAGCGGCAGTAGATATAGTAAAAGAGCAACACTTTGACTTAATTTTAATGGACTGCCAAATGCCTGTAATGGATGGTTACAGAGCCACAGCACTCATTAGGCAATTTAAAAGTGAGCAAGAGCTGCCTATTATTGCGCTGACCGCCGATGTTATGCCTGAGGATAAAGCCCACGCTCTAGCTGTTGGCTTTAATCAGCATCTTGCAAAACCGCTAGATCTAGTTAGGCTAACCGCGTGCTTAGTGCAATACGCTGAAACTGAAGAGCATTAG
- a CDS encoding diacylglycerol kinase family protein has translation MQLLIIVKPSVKNVVSEHLDWLKKTCQKKNILYITVKTTGNFEYDLANVKLNAQKSQIAVAIGGDGTLNLALNGVINSACSLAILPCGTGNDFARRFHCSAKQWQNAIFNAPTHLIDVGKINTRYFINVAGVGFDAHVIKQLGHLQSMSAWRYKWTSFKSLFTYKASTLNGVFLNKQCSYQNLITVFANSQYFGGGIKIAPKAKIDDGLLDCYQMQASSIVDHLYSFIKLIFKRHHTLKKLTYSQLKQAHINTKNLLIEADGELVGVTPAVIAIHEQAINFHIPIKKRLQ, from the coding sequence TTGCAGTTGTTAATAATAGTTAAGCCGAGCGTAAAAAATGTGGTGTCAGAACACCTCGATTGGCTTAAAAAAACATGCCAGAAGAAAAATATTCTCTATATTACGGTTAAAACGACAGGTAATTTTGAGTACGACTTAGCAAACGTTAAATTGAATGCACAAAAAAGCCAAATAGCAGTGGCTATTGGTGGCGATGGCACGCTTAATTTGGCACTTAATGGCGTGATTAATAGTGCATGTAGTTTGGCAATATTACCTTGTGGTACGGGCAATGATTTTGCGCGTCGCTTTCATTGCTCAGCTAAACAATGGCAAAACGCTATTTTTAATGCCCCCACACACTTAATTGATGTAGGTAAAATTAATACTCGTTACTTTATTAATGTGGCTGGTGTTGGTTTTGATGCTCATGTAATTAAGCAGTTGGGTCATTTACAAAGCATGTCAGCTTGGCGCTATAAGTGGACGAGTTTTAAATCGCTCTTTACTTACAAAGCAAGCACACTAAATGGAGTATTTTTAAATAAGCAATGTAGCTATCAAAATTTAATAACTGTATTTGCGAACTCTCAGTATTTTGGCGGTGGTATAAAAATAGCACCTAAGGCTAAAATTGATGATGGGCTGCTTGATTGCTACCAAATGCAAGCGAGTAGTATTGTTGATCATTTATATAGCTTTATTAAATTAATTTTTAAGCGCCACCATACTTTAAAAAAGCTTACCTATAGCCAGCTCAAACAGGCGCATATTAACACTAAAAATTTATTAATTGAGGCCGATGGCGAGCTAGTCGGTGTCACGCCTGCGGTTATTGCTATTCATGAGCAGGCTATTAATTTCCATATACCAATAAAAAAGCGCCTACAGTAG
- a CDS encoding DMT family transporter, giving the protein MKSAALYLTTVLIWGSTWLAISFQLGDIAVELSLFYRFAIAAACMWLFVAYKKPNMRFSLVDHGFFALLAISNFGLNYLLLYWAQNYLSSAMASIAFSMLLIMNIVNTRLFFAKPIAKRIYCGALIGVVGIICLFWPHLQQFDLSNGALVGLLLALGGTFVASLGNMISVRNSNRQIGVLQGNAWGMLYSAVGLAVYVLINGITVSFSAPTSYWLSLLYLSVFGTVIAFGCYFALLKNIGPEKASYAIVLFPLVAVALSSFFEGFEWHANTFAGFSLVLLGNAIVLTPTKRINAFLASRSVAKNGSVPS; this is encoded by the coding sequence ATGAAAAGCGCAGCGCTATATCTCACAACAGTGTTAATTTGGGGCTCTACGTGGCTCGCGATTTCGTTTCAGCTAGGCGATATTGCTGTGGAGCTTTCTTTGTTTTATCGCTTTGCCATAGCAGCTGCATGTATGTGGCTATTTGTGGCCTACAAAAAGCCTAATATGCGATTTTCGTTAGTCGATCATGGCTTTTTTGCTTTATTGGCCATTTCTAACTTTGGCTTAAATTATTTGCTTTTGTATTGGGCACAAAACTACCTTTCATCGGCAATGGCCTCTATTGCATTTTCAATGTTGCTAATAATGAACATAGTCAACACCCGTTTATTTTTTGCAAAGCCCATTGCCAAACGTATTTACTGCGGCGCGTTAATCGGCGTGGTGGGTATTATTTGTCTGTTTTGGCCGCATTTACAGCAATTCGACTTGAGTAATGGGGCGTTGGTCGGGTTACTACTTGCCCTTGGGGGTACCTTTGTGGCTTCATTGGGCAATATGATTAGTGTACGTAATTCTAATCGTCAAATAGGTGTGCTGCAGGGTAACGCATGGGGCATGTTATATAGCGCAGTAGGTTTAGCCGTTTATGTATTAATAAATGGTATAACGGTCAGTTTTAGTGCCCCTACCAGCTATTGGCTGTCGCTATTGTATTTATCGGTTTTTGGCACTGTGATTGCGTTTGGCTGCTATTTTGCCTTGTTAAAAAACATTGGCCCCGAAAAAGCAAGCTACGCCATAGTGCTGTTTCCGTTAGTGGCCGTTGCATTAAGCAGCTTTTTTGAAGGCTTTGAATGGCATGCAAACACCTTTGCCGGCTTTAGTTTAGTACTACTGGGTAATGCAATTGTACTTACCCCCACAAAAAGAATTAACGCCTTTTTAGCAAGCCGCAGCGTTGCTAAAAATGGCTCCGTCCCCAGTTAG
- a CDS encoding RNA-binding protein, with protein MFRLITPLIGLVALSTHAAQDITVYKCTIKGVATFSQTPCADNAEVIKLKQPLVADKYGNNANSPAMPGASVDNYIEIKKIDREIKRHQLTIKNYKEDLADAKQQASYVTQDQANRMGAESIADAIATKTTAIQNRYNALISAVEQQISILQQKKQQLSTQP; from the coding sequence ATGTTTCGTTTAATTACACCTTTAATAGGCCTTGTGGCTTTAAGTACACACGCAGCCCAAGACATTACGGTTTATAAATGCACAATTAAAGGAGTCGCTACATTTAGCCAAACGCCCTGTGCTGACAATGCAGAAGTAATTAAGCTAAAGCAGCCACTAGTTGCCGATAAGTACGGCAATAATGCCAACTCACCTGCAATGCCTGGAGCCTCTGTAGATAACTACATTGAGATTAAAAAAATTGACCGTGAAATTAAACGCCACCAGCTTACTATCAAAAATTATAAAGAAGACTTAGCCGACGCCAAACAACAAGCCAGCTATGTTACTCAAGATCAAGCTAATAGAATGGGCGCCGAATCAATAGCCGATGCGATAGCCACTAAAACTACGGCGATTCAAAACCGCTATAACGCATTAATTAGCGCTGTAGAGCAACAAATTTCTATTTTGCAGCAAAAAAAACAGCAGCTAAGCACACAACCTTAA